The genomic interval GCTTGCTGCCTAGTCGAAGCTGGGTGAGGGGTATGCGAGCCTCGGGGCTCGCGCGAAGCTCCGCTTCGTCCACCCTCATCCAACTTCGCCTAATCGCTTCGCGATAAGGCTGCGTATCCTTCTCCCCCTCAAGGGAGAAGGGAATGAGATTTGAAAGCGACGAAGATGACCGATATTCCGAACAGCCTTCCCGATCACCACGGCTCGACGCTGCTCGCGGCGCCCGATGTCGAGGTCGACGCGCGCGAGGTCTTCGGGGTCGACATCGACATGAAGGTCCCCGCATTCAGCGAGGCTGACGAGCGCGTCCCCGACCTCGATCCGGCTTACGTCTTCGACGGCGACACGACGCTCGCGATCCTCGCGGGCTTCAAATACAACCGCCGCGTGATGGTGCAGGGCTATCACGGCACCGGTAAGTCGACGCATATCGAACAGGTCGCCGCCCGCCTCAAATGGCCGTGCATCCGCGTCAACCTCGACGCGCATATCAGCCGCATCGACCTCGTCGGCCGCGACGCGATCGTGCTGCGCGACGGCCAGCAGGTCACCGAATTCCGCGAAGGCCTGCTCCCCTGGGCGCTGCAGACGCCGACCGCGCTCGTCTTCGACGAATATGACGCGGGCCGTCCCGACGTGATGTTCGTGATCCAGCGCGTGCTCGAGACCGAGGGCAAGCTCACCCTGCTCGACCAGAACCGCGTGATCCGCCCGAACCCGCATTTCCGCCTCTTCTCGACCGCGAACACCGTCGGGCTCGGCGACACGAGCGGGCTCTATCACGGGACGCAGCAGATCAACCAGGGCCAGATGGACCGCTGGAACATCGTCGTCACGCTGAACTATCTGCCCGCCGCGACCGAGAGCGCAATCATCCTCGCCAAGGTGCCCGACACCGACGAGACGACCGTCGCCAATATGGTGAAGGTCGCGGACCTCACGCGCCAGGGCTTCATCAATGGCGACATCTCGACCGTGATGTCGCCGCGCACGGTGATCAGCTGGGCGCAGAACACCGCGATCTTCAATAATATCGGCTTCGCCTTCCGCCTCAGCTTCCTCAACAAGTGCGACGAGGCCGAGCGGATGATCGTCGCCGAGTATTATCAGCGCGTGTTCGGCGAGGATTTGCCTGAGAGCGCGATCGGCAAGTGATGCGCGCGCGCCACCTCGCGGTGGCGTCCTGCGCCGCGCTGACGCTATCGGGATGCAGCATCGCGGCGGTCGATTACGGCAAAATCCGCCACGCCGATTATGTCGCCGACCCGCGCTGCACCGCGCAGCCGGGCGCGGTGGTCGATGGCGAGGCGCTGCCCTTTTTCTTCGCGACGAGCCGCCTGCCCGATTGCCGCACGAGCGAGATCGAACTGCTGCGCCACCGCGGCGACCGGGTGCGCTATGGCCGCTTCAACGCGCCGCGCGACGTCACGGTCGGCAAGAAGGAGAAATTCCTCACCCCCCTCGCCTTTCAGGCCCCGGCCGACTGGTGGCGAGCATTGCAGGCCGAGACCGACCGCAAGCAGGGCCGCGTGCTGCTCTATGTCCACGGCTATCGCGAGAATTTCAACACGACCTCGAAGGACGCGGCGCAGATCGCGCGGATGACGGGCTTCGACGGGCCGATCATCGAATATAGCTGGCCGTCGCAGGGCAAGATCCTGAGCTATGTCGTCGACGAGACGAACATGTATCACGACGTCCGCAATTTCCGCGATTTCCTGAAATCGCTCGCCGAACAGAGCTGGGTCAAGGAGATTGTCCTCGTCTCGCACTCGCTCGGCGCGCGGCTGGTCATCCCCGCGGTCGCCTATGTCGACCGCACGTCGAGCAGCGCCGACAGCAGCAATATCTCGAACATCATCCTCGCCTCGCCCGACATCGACCGCGAGACGTTCGAGCGCGACATCGAGGCGGAAGTGCTGTCGGCGCGGCGCGTCGCCAACGATCGCCGGATCACCGCCTATGTCTCACGCGCCGACAAGGCGCTCGCCGCGTCGCGCGCGATCCATGGCTATCCGCGGCTCGGTTCGCCCTATTGCTTCGATCCGTTCGAGGCCACCGAACTGAAAGCCAAGGGGCTCCCCGAACGTTGCTATCCCGCCGCACGCGCCGGGCTGACCGTGATCGACACGACCGACGTATCGCGCGGATCGACAGGACACAGCAATTTCCTGCGCAGCGCCGCCGTCTGCCGTGATTTTATCGACGTCGTCGCGAACAAGCGCACCCGGCCCGAGCGCGTTGCGACGCATCTGGCGCATGTGTTCCGGCTGTTGCCAGACCCCGCCCTGCCGGAGAACGGCGACGACGCGATCTGCCACCGGACGCCCGAAACCGAAGCGCCCGAATAGCCTCTAAAAGCCGCACATGATCGCGAAGTTGGTGAGCCAGACGACCGGCCCCGCGCCGGTCCAGAGCCACAGTCCGCCGAGCGCGACGGCGACGAACAGCGCGAGCGCGATCCAGTCCTGCCGCTGGAGCCTCACGCCGGCTCCAGCCGTTTGACGGGTGCATCGGCGATCGGCAGGTGAACGAGGCCGGCGAACAGCCCGAGCGCGATCGAGAAGCCCCAGGCGATATTGTAGCTGCCGGTCGCATCGAAGATCAGCCCCGCCATCCACGCGCCGAAAAAGCTGCCGAGCTGATGGCTCAAAAAGACGATGCCATAGAGCATCGAGAGATAGCGGACGCCGAAGACGCGCCCGACGATACCGCTGGTGAGCGGCACCGTGCCGAGCCACAGAAAGCCCATCGCCCCCGCAAAGGCGAGCGCGCTGGCATGACTGAGCGGCAGGAAGAGGAACAGCGCGATCACCGCCGAGCGCGCGGTATAGAGCGCCGACAGCACATATTTCTGGCGCAGCAGGTCGCCCGCGCGGCCGAAGACATAGGAGCCGAGGATATTGAACAAGCCGACCAGCGCGAGCACCTGCGCGCCGATCTCGATCCCCAGCCCCTTGTCGTCGAGATAGGCGGGCAGATGCGTCGCGATGAAGGCGATATGGAAGCCGCAGACGAAGAAGCCCGCGTTGAGCAGCCAATAGCCGCGATGGACCGCGGCTTCGCGAAGCGCCTCGCTCGCGGTCTGCTGTTCATCGAGCAGCAGCGTGCCCGGTGCGTCGGTGCGCCCCGCGACGCCGATCGCGAGCAGTCCGCACAGCGCGACGAGCCCCGCCATGATCCACAAGGTCTGGTGATAGCCGACGTCGCCGAGCAGCATCGACGCGAAGGGCACGACGAGGAACTGGCCGAGCGACCCGCCCGCGGTGACGATGCCGAAGGCGCCGCTGCGCTTTTCGGGGCTGACGACGCGCCCGACCGCGCCCAATACGACGACGAAGGTCGTCGCCGACTGCGCCATGCCGATGAAGATGCCGAAGCTGATATGGAGCCCGATCGCGTCGGTCGCGAAGGCGGCGCCGATCAGCCCGAGCGCGTAGAGGAGCGCCCCGAAAAAGACGACGCGCCCCGCGCCATGCTTGTCCGCGAGCGCGCCGACGAACGGCTGCACGAGCCCGAACAGCAGATTCTGGAGCGCCATCGCGAGCCCGAAATCGGAACGGCTGATCCCGATATCGACGCTCATCTGCGGCAGGAACAGGCCGAAGGACTGGCGCACGCCCATCGCCAGCGTGACGATGAAAGCCGCGCAGGCGATGACGATCCACGGGCGCTTCATGGGGGAGAGTGCGGGGGAGCTCATACCTTTGCCGATGCGCCTGCCTTCCGTTTCCGTCAAGCGAGCTTAGCTATGGTCGCGCCCATTCCCTCTTTCGTCACCCCGGACTTGATCCGGGGTCCCGCTCAGCACCGTAAAGAAGCGGGACCCCGGATCAAGTCCGGGGTGACGATTATGGCATGCGTGACGGCATCCTCTTCCTTCGGCACCCAAAGCTGGTTAGAGCCGACTCGATGACCGCTTCCTCCCCCCTCGACGATTTCAAGGCCGCGCTGTCGAGTGTCGCGCGCGCGGTGACGCGCGATGCCGAGGTCGAGGTGGGCTTTACCGCCGACGCGCCCGCGCAGATCGGCAAGGCGATCAAGGTGCCGACGCCGTCGCGCACCCTGCCCGCCGACCAGGTCGCCGAAGCACGCGGCTTTGCCGATTCCTATGCCCTGCGCATGAAGCATCACAGCGACAAGATCCACAATGCCGCGCGCCCCGCCGAGCCGCTCGCAGCCGCCGCGTTCGATGCGATGGAGCGCGCGCGGATCGAGGCATTGGGCGCGCGCCACATGGACGGGATGCGCAGCAACCTGGCCGCCAGCCTCCAGATGCGGATGCGCAGCGATCCGATCAGCCGCGCGCAAAGCCGCGAGGACGTGCCGATCTCGAGCGCGCTCGAGCTGATGCTGCGCGAGGCGTTGACCGGCGAACAGGCGCCGCAAGGGACCGAAACCGGCCTGTCGCTGGTGCGCGAATGGATCGCCAAGGAAGCCGGCGGCGACCTCACCGCGCTGTCGATGCTGCTCGACGATCAGGCCGCCTTTGCCGAAACCGCGAAGCTCGCGCTCCGCCACCTCGACCTCATCCACAGCGACGAGCCGCTCGAAGAAGGCAGCGAGGACGGCGGCGAGCAGGACGAGACCGAAGCCGAAGAGAGTCAGGAAGAGCAGGAAAGCGAAGACGGCGGCGCCGGCGAAAGCCAGGTCGACGCGCGCGCCGAAATGGCGGGCGATCAGGCCGACGATGGCGACAGCGACCCCGACGCGCAGGAAATGGAAGCCGACGGGGAGCCCGAAATGGGCGGCGAAGGCGACGAGGGCATGCTACCCGTGCGTCCCAACCGCCTGCCGAGCGACATTCCCGATTTCAACTATCTGCGCTTCACCGAAAAACATGACGAGATCGTCGCCGCGACCGAGCTGTGCGATGCCGACGAACTGACGCGGCTGCGCGCCTATCTCGACCAGCAGATGACGCATCTGCAGGGCGCGGTGACCAAGCTCGCGAACCGCCTCCAACGCCGCTTGATGGCGCAGCAGAACCGCGCATGGGATTTCGATCAGGAGGAAGGCCAGCTCGACGCCGCGCGGCTCGCGCGCGTCATCGTCTCGCCCGGCCAGTCGCTTTCCTACAAGATCGAGCGCGACACCGACTTCCGCGACACCGTCGTCACCTTGCTGATCGACAATTCGGGCTCGATGCGCGGGCGTCCGATCAGTATCGCCGCGATCAGCGCCGACATCCTCGCGCGCACGCTCGAACGCTGCGGCGTGAAGACCGAAATCCTCGGCTTCACGACGCGGACGTGGAAGGGCGGACAGAGCCGCGAGGACTGGCTCGCCGCGGGGCGCCCGCCGCACCCCGGCCGCCTCAACGATCTCCGCCATATCATCTACAAGCCCGCCGACGAGCCCTATCGCCGCGCGCGCAAGTCGCTGGGGCTGATGATGCGCGAGGGGCTGCTCAAGGAGAATATCGACGGCGAGGCGCTGATGTGGGCGCACCAGCGCATCATCAACCGGCCCGAGGAGCGCCGCATCCTGATGGTGATCAGCGACGGCGCGCCGGTCGACGACAGCACGCTGTCGGTGAACCACGGCGCCTATCTCGACCAGCATCTGCGCCAGGTGATCGAATGGATCGAAAACCGCTCGCCGGTCGAACTCTGCGCGATCGGTATCGGCCACGACGTGACGCGCTATTACAGCCGCGCGGTGACGATCATGGACGCCGAACAATTGGGCGGGACGATGGTCGAGCAGCTGGCGGGGCTGTTCGACATCGACTGAGCTCTGCGGGGTCGGGGTGACAACGTCTTTCCCCCTCGTTACAAACCCTTCCCGATGCAGCAGGGACTCGCGGCCTGAGACGAGCCCCGTTGCAGCGACATAGTGCTGAGGGGTCGCCGGCATGACTTGGGGCCGCATCGCGGGTGATGCGTGGCTAAAGGGGCGACTGACACATGAAAAAAGCATCCGATCTGTTCATCGAATGCCTTGAGGAAGAAGGCGTCGAATATATTTTCGGCGTTCCGGGCGAAGAAAATCTCGATTTCCTCGACAGCCTGTCGCGCTCGACCAAGATCAAGCTGATCCTGACGCGGCACGAGCAGGGCGCGGGCTTCATGGCCGCGACCTATGGCCGCCACACCGGCAAGACGGGCGTCTGCCTCGCGACATTGGGTCCCGGCGCGACCAACTTCGTCACCGCCGCGGCCTATGCGCAATTGGGCGGGATGCCGATGATGATGATCACCGGGCAAAAGCCGATCAAGAAGTCGAAGCAGGGGCGTTTCCAGATCCTCGACGTCGTCGCGATGATGGGGCCGATCACCAAATATACGCACCAGATGGCGAGCAGCGACAATATCCCGAGCCGCGTGCGCGAGGCCTTCCGCCTCGCCGAAGAGGAAAAGCCCGGCGCGGTGCATATCGAACTGCCCGAGGATATCGCCGACGAGCATACCGATTCGACGCCGCTCAAGCGCAGCCACTCGCGCCGTCCTACAGCGGACGTGAAATCGATCCGCGAGGCGGTGAAGGCGCTCGAGAATGCGACTTCGCCGGTGCTGGTGATCGGCGCGGGCGCGAACCGCACGATGACCAGCCGCATGCTGCTGCAGTTCATCGAAAAGACGGGCATTCCGTTCCTGACGACGCAGCTCGGCAAGGGGGTGATCGACGAGCGCCATCCGAAATTCCTCGGCTGCGCGGCGCTATCGGCGGGCGATTTCGTCCACCGCGCGGTCGAGGCGTCGGACTGCATCGTCAACCTCGGCCACGACGTGATCGAAAAGCCGCCCTTCTTCATGCAGCGCGGCGGGCCGACCGTGATCCACGTCTCGACAAAGACCGCCGAGGTCGATCCGGTCTATTTCCCCGACATCGAGGTGATCGGCGACATCGCCAATGCGGTGTGGCAGATGAAGGAGGATATCGTCCCCAACGGCGGCTGGAAATTCGACCATCTGCTCGCCTATCGCAAGGCCGAGGTCGAGCATACCGCATCGCTGGCGAAGGATGAACGCTTCCCGATCTTTCCGCCGCATCTGGTGCAGTCGGTCCGCGGCGCGATGCCCGACGACGGGATCATCTGCCTCGACAATGGCGTCTACAAAATCTGGTTCGCGCGCGGCTATACCGCGTGCAAGCCCAATACCGTGCTGCTCGACAATGCGCTCGCGACGATGGGCGCCGGGCTGCCCAGCGCGATGATGTCGGCGATGGTCTATCCGGGGCGCAAGGTCATGGCGATCTGCGGCGACGGCGGCTTTATGATGAACAGCCAGGAGATGGAGACCGCGGTGCGCCTCGGCCTCAACATCACCGTGCTGATCTTGAACGACAACAGCTATGGCATGATCCGCTGGAAGCAGGCGAACATGGGCTTCAAGGATTGGGGCCTGACCTATGGCAACCCCGATTTCGTCAAATATGCCGAAAGCTATGGCGCGAAGGGGCACCGTGTGGAGAGCGCGGCGCATCTCAAGGAACTGCTCGCGCATTGTCTCGATACGCCGGGCGTGCATCTGATCGATTGCCCGGTCGATTATTCGGAGAATGACCAGATTTTGAACAACGACATCAAGAAGCTGTCGAAGGAATTATAAGCTTTCATCCCCTCCCGCAGGCGGGAGGGGCAGCGAGACTTGCGAGCCTGCTCGCTAGTCGCAGCGGGGTGGGCATCCGCACCGCTGCTGGCCCACCCGCGTTCAGAGTCACGTGTCTCTGAACGCCCCCTCCCGCCAGCGGGAGGACGGAGTAAGCGAATGAAACTCAAGGACGTCTACCCGCTCTACCTCAACAACAAGGCGGCGCAGCCGAACACCGACCTCGTCGTCACCGACAAATATACCGGCGAGGTCGCCTTCCGCACCGCGCTCGCCACCCCCGACGTGATCGACGAAGCGATCGCGGGCGCCGTGCGCGCCGCCGAGCCGATGGCGCGGCTCGCGAGCTTCGAGAAGCGCGACGTTCTGACGCATTGCGTGACGCGGTTTCAGGAGCGGTTCGACGAACTCGCCTATGCGCTCTGCGTCGAGGCGGGCAAGCCGATTGCGGATTCGGAGGGCGAGGTCAGCCGCCTGATCGACACCTTCCGCATCGCCGCCGAGGAAGCGGTGCGCAATTATGGCGAGGTGCAGCCGCTCGACATTTCGGCGCGCGCCAAGGGCTATATGGGGATGTGGAAGCGCGTGCCGATCGGGCCGTGCAGCTTCATCTCGCCGTTCAACTTCCCGCTCAACCTTGCCGCGCACAAGATCGCGCCGGCGATCGCGATGGGCTGTTCCTTCGTGATGAAGCCCGCCTCGATGACGCCGCTCGGTGCAATCATCATGGGCGAGGTGCTGGCCGAATGCGACATATTGCCCGAGGGCGCGTTCAGCATATTGCCCGCGAGCCGCGACGGCGCCGACCTCTTCACCACCGACGAACGGCTGAAACTGCTGAGCTTCACCGGCTCGCCCGGCGTCGGCTGGGATTTGAAGGCGAAGGCGGGCAAGAAGAAGGTCGTGCTCGAACTCGGCGGCAACGCCGCGGTGATCGTCGACAGGGACGCCGATCTCGACCATGCGCTCGCGCGTATCATCTTCGGCGGCTACTACCAGTCAGGGCAAAGCTGCATCCATGTGCAGCGCGCGATCGTCCATGAAGACATTTACGACCGGTTCCGCGACATGCTGGCCGCGAAGGTCAAGACGCTGAAATCGGGCGATCCCAAGCATCGCGACACCTTCATCGGCCCGATGATTTCGGAGAAGGAGGCCCAGCGCCTCAAGGGCTGGATCGACGACGCCGTCGCCGCGGGCGCGACGCTGCTCGCGGGCGGCGGCTGCGCGGGCAACATGCTCGAGGCGACCTTGCTCGAAAACGTCCCCGGCGGCACCGACGTCGTGCGCGAGGAAGCCTTCGGCCCGGTGGTTATCCTGTCGAAATTCACCGACTGGGAAGCCGCGCTCGCCGAGGTCAACGACAGCAAGTTCGGGCTGCAGGCGGGCCTCTTCACCCGCGACCTGCACAAGGTGCTGGAGGCGTGGGATCATCTCGACGTCGGCGGCATCGTCGTCAACGACGTCTCCTCCTACCGCGTCGACAATATGCCCTATGGCGGGGTCAAGGACAGCGGCCTCGGGCGCGAGGGCGTGCGCTTCGCGATGGAGGATATGAGCGAAATCAGGAATTTGGTGATACGGCGCGTTTGATCCTCCCTGTGGCGAAGCCATGGGGAGGGGGACCGCTTGCGAAGCAAGTGGTGGAGGGGCCAGCGACGGCAGCGTCTTCGCCCCTCCGTCAGCGCTTCGTGCTGCCACCTCCCCACCGCTTCGCGGCAGGGAGGATCGATCGCCGTCACAAAAGCGTCCCCGAACTTTCTCCGAACTGTCGCGGCTTTGATTCGCACGCTGTAACAAATCTCCTGTCTACGCCGTGGGCAGCCAAGGCTGCTTACGGAGTGCGACATGGCATCGATTTCCACCCTGCCGATCCCCGCCCGCTTTCCCGATCCCTTCACGACCGACCCGCATATTCCCGAACGCGTGATCGGCGAACGGCGCAGCTATCGCACCGTGTGGGTCAGCGACATCCACCTCGGCACGCGCGGCTGCAACGCGCCGCTGCTGATCGACTTCTTCGACCATGTCGATTGCGAGACGCTCTACCTCGTCGGCGACATCATCGACGGCTGGCGGCTCAAGAAGCGGCATTTCTGGCCGCCTGAGCACAACGACGTGGTGTGGCGCGTGCTCAAGCGCGCGAAGCGCGGCACGCGCGTCGTCTATGTCCCCGGCAACCATGACGAAATGGTCCGCCCGTTCGACGGCTTCGATTTCGGCGGCGTCGAAATCCGCCGCGAGGCGATCCACGAGACCGCCGATGGCCGCAAGCTGCTGGTCGTCCATGGCGACGAATTCGACGCCGTGATGCTCGCGCACCGCTGGCTCGCCTTCGTCGGCGACGCCGCCTACACCGCGCTGATGAAGTGCAATGTGGTGGTGAACGCCATCCGCAGCCGCCTTGGCCTGCCCTATTGGTCGCTGTCGATGGTTGCCAAGCACAAGGTCAAGAACGCGGTCCAGTTCATCGGCCGCTACGAGGAAGTCGTCGCCCATGCCGCGCGCTCGCGCGGGGTCGACGGCGTCGTGTGCGGCCATATCCACAGCGCCGAGATGCGCGAGATCGAGGGCACCGAATATTATAACGACGGCGACTGGGTCGAGGGCTGCACCGCGCTCGTCGAGCATCATGACGGACGCATGGAAATTCTCCACTGGGCCAAGGAAGTCGCCGCCCGCAACGCGCCGACGCCGCTGGCGCTACCCGCCGCCGCATGAGGATATTGATCGTCACCGACGCGTGGGAGCCGCAGGTCAACGGAGTCGTCCGCACGCTGCAGGCGACGATCGCCGAACTGCGCGCCGCGGGGCATAAGGTCCACGTCATCTCGCCCGACCTCTTCCGCTCGGTTCCCTGCCCCTCCTATCCCGAGATCCGCCTCGCCTTCGCCGGCCGGCGCGCGGTCGGGCGCCGCATCCGCGCCTTCGCCCCCCAGGCGATCCATATTTCGACCGAAGGGCCGCTCGGGCTCGCGGCGCGGCGCTGGTGCCTGCGGAACGGCTTTCCGTTCACCACGGCGTATCACACGCGTTTTCCCGAATATGTCGCGGCGCGTATTCCAGTGTCACCGGCGTTCGTGTGGCGCTTCATCCGCTGGTTCCACCGCCCCGCGCGGCATATCATGGTCGCGACGCGCAGCCTGGCGCGCGAACTCGCCGAGCAGCGCCTCGATCAGACGATGATGTGGGAACGGGGGGTCGATCACGAGCTGTTCCGCCCCGACCGCACGTCGCATCCGGCCTATGAGGGGCTGGCGCGGCCGATCCAGCTCTATGTCGGACGCATCGCGGTCGAAAAGAATATCGGCGCCTTCCTCGATTGCGACCGGCCGGGCACCAAGGTCGTCGTCGGCGAAGGCCCCGCGCTCGACGAACTCAAGGCGCGGCATCCCGATGCACTCTTCCTCGGCAAGCTGGGCGGTGAAACGCTCGCGGCCGCCTATGCCGGCGCCGACGTCTTCGTCTTTCCCAGCCGTACCGACACTTTCGGGCTTGTGATCATCGAGGCGCTGAGCTGCGGCACGCCCGTCGCAGCCTATCCGGTGCCGGGGCCCGGCGACATCGTGCGCGAAGGGGCCGGCGCGCTCGACGAGGATTTGGGCTGCGCGATCGACGCCGCGCTGACGTGCGACCGGGATGATGCCGCGGCGCTCGGCGCGCGCTACAGCTGGTCCCACTGCACCGCGCAGTTCGTGAAGGCGCTGACGTTCGTTCCGGATGAGCCCGTGAGGGACACTGCGGCCGCGATGCCACGACTGGTGTAGGCTCGCCGGCAGGAAGCGGCCGATTGCGGCCGTTGATCTCCCCTCCCGCAGGCGGGAGGGGCCGGGGGTGGGCAGCGACGTTGCGCTTGCCCACCCCGCTGCAACTAGCGAACAAGTTCGCAAGTTTCGCTGCCCCTCCCGCCTGCGGGAGGGGAAACCAGTTCAACAGCTCAACGGCAGTTCCCCACCCCAAGGCCGACATCCTCACCCATGCCGCCAAGGCTTAAAAGGCCTTGCGCCACTCCAGTTCGACATAGCGGCCGAGCGGGTCGGTATAGCCCGGCTGATAGTTCAGCGGCACGACGCCGCTCGCATCGGTCACCTTGCGCTGCGCATCGAACAGATTGTTGACCGACAGGCGCAGGCGCGATCCCTTCAGGAAGGGCAGATCGTCGGTCAGTTTCGGCATCTGGTTGAAATCGGCGAAGAAACGCAGGTTAAAGGTCGCGAGATCGTGGAACTTCAGATCGCCGTTGGCGCCGCCCACGATGCTGCTGCCGCTATCATATTTCGCGCTGACCCGAGTGCCGAAGCCCTTGTAGAAAAGGCCGCCATCGAGTTCGACGAGATGGCGGTTGGCGCCGCCGCCGCTCCCCGTCGCCGATCCGTTCAACAGGTCGAGTTCGGGGACGCCGGGGCCGATCAGCACTTTGTCGGTGAGCTTGATGGTGTGGTAGAGCGATACCTGCCAGCGCCCGCCCTGCTGCTGCCGGCCGCCGAACATCCCGCCACGCCCGCCGCCGCGGCCACGGAAACCGCCGCCTCCGCCGCGGCGGCGCTCTCCGGCTTCCGCAGGGGGACGCCGCCCTTCGGCGGGCGGCGGTGCGGCCTCGCCGCCTTCGCGCGGCGGCGGCGCGTCCGCGCCGCCCGGGGGCGGGCTGCCGGCGCCGGAGCGGCCGCCGAAGCGCCCGCGGCCGCCACCCGCGCCCGCTTCGCTCTGGCCGAAGCTCTTGCCGAAATTGAGGCCCCAGCGAATCTGCGAATTGGTCGCGCGCTCGAAATTGACCGGACGCTGATCGATCG from uncultured Sphingopyxis sp. carries:
- a CDS encoding glycosyltransferase family 1 protein, producing MRILIVTDAWEPQVNGVVRTLQATIAELRAAGHKVHVISPDLFRSVPCPSYPEIRLAFAGRRAVGRRIRAFAPQAIHISTEGPLGLAARRWCLRNGFPFTTAYHTRFPEYVAARIPVSPAFVWRFIRWFHRPARHIMVATRSLARELAEQRLDQTMMWERGVDHELFRPDRTSHPAYEGLARPIQLYVGRIAVEKNIGAFLDCDRPGTKVVVGEGPALDELKARHPDALFLGKLGGETLAAAYAGADVFVFPSRTDTFGLVIIEALSCGTPVAAYPVPGPGDIVREGAGALDEDLGCAIDAALTCDRDDAAALGARYSWSHCTAQFVKALTFVPDEPVRDTAAAMPRLV